Sequence from the Paramisgurnus dabryanus chromosome 3, PD_genome_1.1, whole genome shotgun sequence genome:
CACACTTGATATAGAATAACACTAGACTAGACTTAACAGCAGAACACAGTACTCACAGGTATGGAAACaaatgcacaagcacaggacaaggaatacaagaggattatataagggagcaaatcaaggggggaacaggtgacatgaatcaaaTGATAATGGGATGATTAATGGGGAAACAAGTAGGCGGGGTCAGGAGACGAGACAGAAAGCACATGGCCTAAATAAACAAGGCCAGTGCTTTCACACAAAACAagggtctgtcatgattctgccacaagactagattaaataAAGGACAGGAGGGCAGAACCATGACAGGTTCTTCCTGTGTTGCTTTTGGTTTCCTTTATAAGCAACCTGTTTCCAGTCCAAAGACATGCTGCTCAGGTTGAATTGGAGActgttaatgttaatgttttgtctGAGTTTGTTTATACAATTTTGTAGGATTCATTTATAttgcatctttattttttacttttacaaaCGTAAAACTATTTTCAACAAAATTGTCATTGTTTAGATTGTTTGggtagttatttatttattatttttttaagtaacaacTACAAAACTGTGTACATTTAATTTAGTTAGTTACTTtactatatattttattaatgatgatatgtaaaatatatgtatatgtgtttAAATTTACTGGTCAAACTATTGTggatatacagtatttaaaaaaaaaagaaaagcgTGACAAAAAATTCCATAAAAGCACATGGTTTGTAATATCATCTCATTTAAAATTACTCATAATTTTCTGctcataaaaatatttatgatacACTTATGATACAGTACACTTATGATAGttataaaatgtaatgcatACACATACTTCACAAAATAGATGAGTCTAATATAATTAATATCTGTGATTAATTAATACACTGGAAAGTTATGTACAGTAGGGCTTTTTTCCAGTGCAGGTCAAGGCTGAAAGAATGATGTcaaatttttaaagtatttctTTAAGATGTTCCTATTGATTATTTTATGTCTATGTTAAAAACAACCATTCCAAAGAATAAATGTTATGATTTTGAATTTTCTGTTCAACAGCTGTCATGCCTCTACTGATTTTATGTATGAATAGTTTTTGTGCAATGCTGTGGTTTTTTGACTAACTGTGTCTCTTGCACAATAATAAACAGCGGTGTCCTCAGTCTTCAgcctttttatttctaaaagcAGCATGTTTTTACTGTTGTCTTTAGTGATGGAGAACTGACCCTGTAGAGATTGAGCATAATATGCAGTTGTGCCAGTGTTAATATATCCAATCCATTCCAGTCCATTCTGTGGTTTCTGACGGATCCAGTGCATGTAGTGGCTGCTCATAGAGAATCCAGACACAGTACAGGACAGAGTGACCGATTCTCCAGGTTTCTTCACCACTGAATCAGAGGATGTCAATGACTGACCACTAACATCTAAAAAACAGAGAAAATTAATGTTAGATCATTTGTAAAAGtaatgtgaaaaaaatctaaagaacTGAAATCATTTTCTCACCTGAAATGATTATCAACAGAACTCCAAACTGTAACATTTTCATTATCACCCCAAAACAAagtatacagtacagtaaaacAATCAGATGTTAAACTGCAGCTATAAACCCTGACTGATGGTTTTATTGAGGTTTTGAGTGACACTGACCCTGCCTACAAAACAATTTGCATCTACAGTATAAAGGTTTGCAGACATACACTGTATTATAAATACTGTACTGTTGTATATTTTCCTAGTTTTATTTGGTTTAAatatacacagcaaaatcaccagtgttaaatcaacactgctGGTGTATATATGGGGACCACCAGGTCTGGTGTTACTCATATAAACACCAGCAGTGTACATCTAACACttgtgattttgctgtgtagccTAATTATTTAGCAAGTTTAATTTAGCTgaagaaatttgtgcataaatgAGTTTTGTGTATGTTGTGAAGGATGTTATTTCAGAATGTTTTAGCATAGCTGCCATGATAAGAAAAACTGATGTAGAGATGATTTGTGCTATTGGTTGAATGAACAACAGCAACAACTGTTTTGGGGATTTTGGTCACTTGTTATGTTGTTGGAACTGTTTTTGTACTATACTGTCTTTaatgttttgtatgtttttaggTTTGGTAGCTGTTGTTGCTGGATGTCTGCAGGTTGATGTAAGATGGAGCGTGTGTTGAGGTTTTTTAGGATGGTGTTGTAGCAGGTGATTGTGTTATCATTGAGCACCAGCAAATAGCGTGGTGCTACATTTAAAACAAGGGAAGCTCTTGTTCTGTTTTTTAGCATCTTTTCAGCAGTTAAGGCAGAAAACATTTGTATAGATTTGTAGAGATTACTcatttacacttaaaaataaaggtgcttgaaAAGTTATTTACatttctttattacattttttttactttataaaacctttaaaaaacagaaaggttcttcgaTGTTACAGTCTTGTCTTTGTTAATTTGTTTTTCCCAATGTTTCAGTTAGTCATCAGTGTCTGCACCTACAGTATTACCACTACTTATATCCCTATTATAGTTCACAGTTATTGTAGAGCTACTTCATCACATTTAGTCACTGTGTCTCTCGGGCACAGTAATAAACAGCAGTGTCCTCTTGTCTCAGACTCTTGGCTTCAAGATATTGTGTACTTGCAGACACATCCTCACTCAAAGTGAAGTGATCTTTCATTGAGTCTGCATATAAAACATCATCATTGCCAGAGTCAACTCCTCCAATCCACTCCAGAGCTTTCCCTGGTTTCTGTCTTATCCAGTGCATGAAGTGCTCTGTCATGTCAAAGCCAAATATTTTACAGGAGATCTTCACGGTTTCCTGCGGTCTCTTTATTACAGCAGGTGACTGATCTAATCTGATCTCATCACCACTTATACCTGTGAAATTAAAGACATAAATCATATTATCTCTGATATATTCAAATGCTCTTAACAAGAAGAATACAGAAATGCCAAAATTACCTTGCTGAGTTACAATCACTATAAAGATGAAATGCCAAATGTTTGTCAACcccattgtaaaaaaaaatatttagagaCTTTCTGCACATGAAATATTAGTTCATTGCTCATGAAGTGAACGGTGAGATGAGTTTGATTGTTATGTAGCACTAAAAACAAGTACATTTGCATAAGCAGCATTTGTATGTGTACAATATGACCTCTTTGAGTAATGCATGTGAGCTACTGATGATGAGGAGGAGTTATTGGTACTGCTGGATGTTGTCCAAGTTATATAAAAAACAGGtcatattattatattttatttatggtggtaaaataacattgtttactattttataatttaatttaataacatTACACTTGTTGATTTGACAGGCATTTCACAGCAAATATAATATTTAAGTCTGTTTACTCTGTTGTCTGAACAGGGCACCATCATTTTTGACATTTAGATTTTATGGGAATGCAGATAGGCTTTGGGCTGGGTTATGGGTTTGTGCATCATTCATATCAACCAATCTTTTCCTTCTTATTTGAGGGGTGGGTTAAAGTTTAATCGAGCATGTTTTGTTAAAAGATTTTAATACACTTAGCAAAATTACTGACTGTatgaatatcattaaaaacagGTAGGCGGGtactgtatttattatttttgcaaGTTTTACACACTTGGATGAACTGCAGATCTGTTTTTATTAGTGTCTCATGCTCAGATGAGCTACTGTGATACCcttttgcacagtaatacacaGTTGTGTCACCAGTCTGCAGACTGCTGATATCTAAATACAGCTCATTACGGTTAGTGTCTCTGCAAATAGTGAACCGACTCTTGAAGGAATCTCCATAGTTTATTGATCCACCTCCCCATATGATCCCAATCCACTGCATTGGTTTTCCAGGAGGCTGTCTGATCCATGCTGTGCCGTAATCACTGAGGGCATAACCAGAGATCTGACAGGACAACCTCACTGATTCACCAGGAGTTTTCATCTGTGCAGGAGACGAGGTCAGTGTGATGCCATGAACATCTGAAAAAGGGAACAACATAAGACAGTCACTCTATTTTTATCAATATCCCCATCAATTTCTTAACTACAAAAATAGTTGTAGTATTAAAGTCAATTACAAAAACACTCTTCTGTTTTGATATGACTAAATAGATCCCCTCACATGGCAAAGTGGCAAATATAGTTAAAAGCATTTCATTCATGTTTAATTTTAGATTCAGGAAGGTCAGCTACACCACTGTTACATTAGCAGAGTGAAATGTTTGTACACTGGCTCTGTACTGAAGCAAACTGCCAGTTTTATTTCACTTGGTGGTGGTGAAATTTGCATATCATGAACTGAGTTAAGGACCAAGTCGGATCAAAATGTAAAAGTGCAGCTTGAGTTAGCTGACAATGAAATGAGAATGAAAACATGAAAATGATTTGACATTCTATACAATAATATGGCTTTAATATGCAAGATGGTAATAAGACAACTGTGTATTTTGTGCAACATCTATTATTCTAGAAATTCAGTGACTTATGTAgttatttaaaagatatttgATCTGATAATGAAGGTTTAATGCTGCAGTGAATTTACACAGCTGTAGTATAATGATACAAAATAGTACACTcatatactgtccatgtccattCTTTTATTTATAATAGTGAACATTTCTCATAGCATACTTGATGTGGTCTTAACATTGCTcatatgttattaaaatctAGCATATAAATACATCTAAATAACTCTGTGTTTTTTGACAGTGTCTGCTCCTCAAGACTATAAATATGAAAAGACCTATTAAAAACTAAACTGCCTGTTGTATCTGTTTTACACAAActcattttgataaaaaaaaaaatttcataaaCTGAATTTTGCATAACTGTGAATGGTGTTTTTTATTGCAACATGCATCTCCATTACCTAGTACCCAAAGACCAAAAAGCATCTGTGAAGTGAAAAATCtgcttataaaattattattatgtgttttaaaggATGTTTATTCAGGAAGTCTTAAAAGCAGTTGGTTATACATACTCCCCATATGTGCACAATCCACTCCATAGCTTTCCCTGCAGGTTGCCGTATCCAGGCTGTAGCGTAACTGTTATCAGTAACATAATATCCAGACACCTTACATGTGAGACTAAAAGACTGTCTTGGTTGCAGATCAATCGAGTTCTGCACAATATAACACTCCACACCTGTCCTCTTGGGCCCTTTTGTCAGGGGCCTCTATGCAAAATGTTTGTAATGCTGCAGGTTGGCCTTCCCCTCATACTTTTATGAGATATTATAGTTTAGACctctagcctggttagccagacctacatcaagatgtaaggtctggcaactcttcacacaaacggctcaatgcaaggggcgggatataaggttgtccctcaaaatgcctctgcacgcaataggatagcgctatgaccaatcagagcaacgaagaaggtgacgtagttagaGCGACGGAAAAGAATCGATGGGGAAGTGTTTCATGAAAAGTTTGATGTAGAGATTTCTGTAAGTTACCAAATGTTATCGTAGTAATGGACCTGAATGACTACTGCcgtttttgtgaaaaaaatatgAGAATTGCGGGTGTGCTGGTACATTCTTCAAGCATATTTGAAAAACAGAAGAAACTAAGTATTGTCGAAAGACTACTGCATGTCGGAGTGGCGGTAGTTAAAACATCGCTAAAATCGAACAGGATTTGTAGGTATTGTCTCAGTGTTTTATCGAGACTTGAACGTGACTTGCCGGTGTACTGGAAATGGGTGGAGAatgaaaaaaaacgagaaaGCCTCAGCAGTAGAAACCATTACAGGTCGTTCAGATAAAAGAGAACGTGAGCCTACTCCCTCGAAGACCCCCAGGGCACTAAAAAAGTTCTGCCCTAAACCTGCAAGCCCTGGAAGATCTAATATTCGACGCAGCATCACTGAGGTATGGTAGTTGTATTGTTACATATGTTTTAACATACAGTAATAGTGCATTACAGATTTTCATTACAGATGAAAACCTAATTTTCATTACAGATATGTTTCCCACATCAGTTATTGATATGTTAACTTGTAATAATAGCTTTGTTTTCAAACGCTGTAACTGAAGCTTTTAATGTTCTCGTGACTATCAGATGTAAATATCAAGGGCTTTGGTTTTAAAAATTAGACGTCAAACCATGTGTAGCAAAATGTGATAACTTTTGAACTTTGTAGGCTATTGGAAGTACAGATGTTGGATGGCCTTGAAATCTTATTAAGATCTTGAATTTTAATGATACATTGAAAATTTACTCTACACTTTATAGACCTGTTATCAGACCTGTAAACATAGTTGTGAATGTAGCCATCAACTGTATTACTCTACATTGTAGATTATTATCACAATCATTTTCACATTAGAACTTCTTTGATTTCTTTTAGCAGATCATCAAATGCCCTAAACAAAAGCTGTGTGAGGCTGATAATGCTTTGATGGTAAAAcacataaacaacaaaaaatggaAAGCGGCGGCCAAATTAATCATGCAGCATGAAGAGCTTCTACAGGAAGTGAAGGTCATTATCCTTACAGTAATTGCAAGTGAATGCAAAACACTTTGCAACCCAAGCCAGAATTTCATGCTGTGGAGGTCTTCACCAGAAGATTTGAGATCTTTCTCAATTAGCAGCCTTGAGTCAGACCTCCAGCGTCTCTCACCACTCCTCTTGTCTGTCTTCTCAACCATCACAAACCACTCCCGTCCTGTCACCTGTGCTGCGGCTGCAATTGCACTGAGAGGTAGAGAACCCCGTCTGTCAGCTTTCGCCCACTACATAAACTGCATTCTTCAATATGGGGGTGCGAAGAaggcagtgtttgaaaggctcAGTAAATTTTCCATTTCAAcggttcacaaaaatgcaattggaAAGCAGAAGGAATTGTCTAACAAATGCGGATCTGGTCTTTGGCATCTAAAGAGGCAAAATGAAGATTTCATAACTCTTGAAGCTGGATGTCAGTCTGTCAATCAAGGACAGGACAAAAACTACATAGACCACAGAAGTAAGTCTGAGCTGTTACTCCGTGATGTCTTCAGAAGCATGGAAGATCTTCAATTATCAGGTGagaaataacacacacacacacacacacacacagataattTCATGACATTTATGGGGTTATGTTGTCTTATATCTATGTGTCTTTAATGTACTAAAACAGATGAGGTTGCTGAAAGCAGTGCTGTGGACCATGCTACACAAGATGAAGAGGTGATGATCACATCAGAGAAAGTTGAAAGAAGTATCGTGGACCAGGTTTCACGACATGATGATGAGAGGATTACATCCGATGAGTTGACGGTGACATGTCCAACTCCACCACATACATATTCcatcatttttgacaatttgGATTTCTACATGCACGCACACCACCAGTCTTCCCTACGCAGCAACCAGTCAATACACTGGATTCACCACATTGCAGTTCAAGACCGGATACCAATATATCACCTGGCTAATGACAAACCAATTGGAAATCTTCTGCATTATGACCTGAATTTGTCACTCCCTGGAGAAGCTGAACAAATGCAAATGCGAAGGGAATACATTGTCCTTACCAGCCGAATCCTGTCATCTTATCTCACTGTGTTCAAGCCATTCTCCAACGTTGTCTTGCATCACATACCACATCAGTATTCGGCAGAAATGGCACAGCGTTCCACTGATGTAAGAACTTAAGATAATACTTTCTTATTGCATGTACCAACCAATGTAATTATAGTGAAATTAATTGTGACTTTCCATTTAAAGTACCCATTAGGGCTGCTTTTCAAAGACGAAAACAAATCCGCTGACTTGGCAGAAGTACTTCAACACTTTCAGAAGATGTAAGTTTGTATTATGGTCATACATTTACTTCAAAGTCTAATTATTGTGAGCAGTGGTTCCAAAAACAAGTGCCTCTGTATTCAATGTAGGTATGTACCAAAAGCACCGGATGGACTGTCAAAAATTTTGGTGGGAGGTGACAGACTCTCTGAAGCGAATAGTAGAAATCTGCAGTGGGCCTATGCTGATGGTATCAACATAGAGGAGCGATTAGATGGCATGGAGTTCATGTTTGAGGACTGGCATGCCATTAGGGTGCTTTTCGGTGTAAGTAATCTATCACAATGTAACATGTTACTGGTTTGCTTTAACTGTTATATTTATCCAGTTATTTAAGTTGTATACAGCagctaaagggatagttcacccaaaacatgtaaaattctgttatcattttcgGTATCCTCAgtgttttgtaaccaaaccgtttgtggacccatTCACTTCTGTAGTAGAAAAAAAGagtactatggaagtaaatggggtccacgaacgttttagttacaaacatttctcaaaatatcttcctttgtgttcatcaaaacaacaaaatttatacaggtttggaacaacacgAGAGCGAGTAAATGATAatggaattttcattttggggtgaactatccctttaaatagtaTTATGCTACAGTGTACCTTTCTGCTTTGCAGACTGCCTTATCCATTGTTTTGGGTAATGTTGTCTTAACCTATTTTCTTTAAGATCCACTTTAAAGTTTTCTTCAATGAAAAATCTGCAAAGGACCATGGTACACTGTGCGCCAACATGACAAAATTGAGGTACAGCTGCTGCATCGGCATTATGAATTCATGACTTTTTTTCTGCAATTGAAAAATTGGCCACTTTGGCcagtgaaaatattttttgcttgctACCAAATGTTAACTAAATTGTTGACAATGTTCTCTGCAGTTTTTCTGGTACACAATCTCCAGTCATCCTGTACATATTTCAGAATACACCATGAATTTATGTTCTTTATGGTGGGATGGGCCTCAGGAAAAGCCGTGGTTTGGTAAAATTATCAGTATGGTATGGCAATAAGTTTTGTAATTATACTGTCACTAACCTTTCCAGAATgagatgtttgtgtgtttgaaaCACTAACGGTGAGGTGAAAGATGACTGACAAATTTAAATccatgtgtgtgcgtgcatgcaaGTGTATATGTCCATGTATTCCCACACCCCCTTAGGTTACAATGGATAGTTATAGTGATGCATTCAGAAATGTGTACCAACTAGTGACTAACAATTTTATTTCTCACAGGTGCAGCAACGCGAAACAGGGGCCCCACAGTGCCTACAACGCATACAAACATTTTTTCATCACAGACACAACCGCGTTGCTTCTAACGGCTGCAATGGAGCACTTTGGACTGCAGGATGTAGCAGGTAAATGGggtgttattcaatgggacaaTAAAGGTTTTTAAATAGTGTGTGGGATAAGGACAAATTAAGTTTAttgcttttttgttttcttaCGTGTGACTTAGAAATCCCTGAATCGTTTGTTCCAGAGGAAATTGCATCTGGATCAACAGACATAAGGCGAACATGGTTGCATGCTAAATCTGCTGAGATTGTGGAAAAGTTCGTCCTGCTTGGAGATGTCACAGAGGCCATGACTGGTCTCTGTGAAGCTTCTGAGAAATCAACAGAGACAAAGCATTACCCTTGTCGAGCACAGGGCTGTCAACAGGTATACGCATATCTCAGAGCCAGAGACAAGCACGAGCTAAAAAAGCACAACTTAGATCTCACAGATAAGTTGTCTGGGAATACGTCACTGAGCAAACGAGACCACAAACAAGAACACACCGTGGCAAGATTAAGCTTTAGCTTCATGATTTTGGACATGCTTGATGCAGTAAAAGAGGGTGATGGTGAGAGACTAATGAGGCTGTACAAAGTTGCCATGATTTATTACAAAGCATTTGGGCACAGCCACTATGCTTATAGTACATTACTAATGACACTGCAGGTGAATGCATGTCTGACCCCTCGGATGTCGCATAGCATGATATGGAACCGGTTTTGGAGCAGCAAGGGAGGGAATGGAAACAACATCCCCCTTGACCTTCATTTGGAACACCTGAACAATTTCTTAAAGTCTTTCCTGAAGGGTCTGGGTCCAAACCTTTCCGAAAATTCAGCACGCCGGGTCAGTCAGTCCATTGGTGTTTTGAAAGAAATGATGGATAAGGTGGATGCCGATTTGAGTATCAACAGGCCAAGTGGCTCCCATCGTGCTGAGCAGCAAACACAGGACATTATGACTCTAATCGATGTTTTCAAGGTGGGTCAACTATTTACAGAAATACCTGGCAGGGAATTTCTGGCCTACCCTAAATTTGAGAAAAATCTTTTACGCAAAATCAAATTCAAAGATATGTGGCAGTGGATGAGGCTCAAAATGATGGAGTGgagaaaactaaaaaaataagtcacgCATTTGTGGTGTTCTATCTTGTCTAAAGACCCATTATGATTggtctttaaatatatatagttGCATTGTATGTACGAGTTCAAATTCATTAATCTTTGTCCAAAATTGACAATGAATAAGATTAATAATGGATAGGACAATAGTCAACAAAATTTTACTTTGTTTATTGAGCTTGAAAAAAAGAACCTTTGTAAAGAACTTATAAATAACCTTTAAATTATTAAACCTACTTAAATTGTTTGTCAAGttacatatttaaatataaaacaaattgCACTAACATTTTCAGATTGTTTGTTACATTTTCACcccttttgtttgtttgaaatgtaaatgagaaataaagactttgaaaataattgaaaatatataatgtCAAACTTTATTTTGATGCATTCACAAGAAATAGCTTTTGAGAGCATTCAAAAAGTACTTTCAATTACAGGTTGGTGGTCATATGTAGAACTATATACAAATGTTTCAATATTTCTTTTATGCATTAATCTGAACTCCTCAGTTGTGTAAACCCAGATTCAAAGCTGCTACATAATGATAGGTTGTCTGGCTGAGAGTCCTCATCAAAGTAACCTGTGTAATCTTGGTCAGGAACCACAATATCCTCTGCAGGCAGATCAACATCAGTGTATTCAAAATCTCCAAACGTGTCAAAAAATACCTTGAGAATTGTTTGTGCATGCCTTTTGCTGAACACGGGTAGGTTGTCCATTATGAAAGTAATGTCAAATATTTCTGCGCTACACTCAAGA
This genomic interval carries:
- the LOC135766853 gene encoding uncharacterized protein — protein: MKKNEKASAVETITGRSDKREREPTPSKTPRALKKFCPKPASPGRSNIRRSITEQIIKCPKQKLCEADNALMVKHINNKKWKAAAKLIMQHEELLQEVKVIILTVIASECKTLCNPSQNFMLWRSSPEDLRSFSISSLESDLQRLSPLLLSVFSTITNHSRPVTCAAAAIALRGREPRLSAFAHYINCILQYGGAKKAVFERLSKFSISTVHKNAIGKQKELSNKCGSGLWHLKRQNEDFITLEAGCQSVNQGQDKNYIDHRSKSELLLRDVFRSMEDLQLSDEVAESSAVDHATQDEEVMITSEKVERSIVDQVSRHDDERITSDELTVTCPTPPHTYSIIFDNLDFYMHAHHQSSLRSNQSIHWIHHIAVQDRIPIYHLANDKPIGNLLHYDLNLSLPGEAEQMQMRREYIVLTSRILSSYLTVFKPFSNVVLHHIPHQYSAEMAQRSTDYPLGLLFKDENKSADLAEVLQHFQKMYVPKAPDGLSKILVGGDRLSEANSRNLQWAYADGINIEERLDGMEFMFEDWHAIRVLFGIHFKVFFNEKSAKDHGTLCANMTKLSFSGTQSPVILYIFQNTP